The stretch of DNA GTCCATAAGCGACTCGTCGTCCGAGTCATAGGACGACGCGTCGCAGCCCGAGGGAAGCGCAAACGCCACCGACGCCTTGCCGCACGTGTTAGCGAGCGCAAGGTTGAGCGGTTCCACGTCCACATCTTCCCACGAGTGTGCACCCGGGGCCGACCCGGGGCCGGGGTCGCAGGTAACAGAGCTCGTGTGGCCGTCACCAGCTACACTGCCTCTGTCACGAGGAACCCCATCAATGTCGTGACTGCACACGTCACAACAGCACTCTGTACACACAGAGCAGGGGCTGCCGCAGAACGGAGCCCGGCAGGAggaaatcacgtgaccaggcACAGTTGCGTCGGCAAACGCGCCGGTTACGTGACCCGCTACCTCTTCCTCGTAGACGACACGGGCGGTGTCTTTCTCCCACAGATTAAGCGGGTCCATGTCCATGCTCAGGACGTCGAGGTGGTCCTTGACGTAGACTGGCGTCTGGGGAGGTGAGGGGATGACATAAGGGGTGAAGTGAGTCATCGGAGCGAATTCGTTGGTCGTTTCAAGGGTTTTGTCGAGTCGAAAGTCGCAAGTCGTTGGTCGAAAGGTcggaaaaagaagaagatatTTGTTCCAATTTGTTCCAATTTGTTCCAATTTTTGTAATTTTTTTGagatttttttgatttttttcgGTCGAAGTGGTAATAGTGATATTccctgtttctgtttccGTTTCTGTGGCTAGAAGACTTGGGGTCTTCTAGGTACTGTTTCCGGTACTGTTtgcagctggaggagagaggAAGGTCGCTTTGTGGAGTCTGAGATTAATCCAACGCCATCAGTTTTGTCGTCGTCACTTTCCGTAAGAGAGGGATGAAGACCGTTtaaggaagaagaagagattTGGTGGGGGCCATGATGTATATAAGTTGGGACTTGTTAAGGTTTGAACATAAAGTTTATGTGAAAGTGTATGAGAAAGTCTACTGAAAACTTATTTTTGGATCATACTGAAACCTTGTCAATTTGCGAACTTAAATGAATATTTTTCGCTTAGAGTTGCTGGAGAGAGATGAAAATCAGAAGGGGTCAgaaaatcacgtgatatgTGGGGGAGGTTGGGAGAGAGAGCGAGGGGCCATCATGTTTGGGGTACATCATGTGCTCTACGGTAGGGAAATGCCACAAAAATGCGGCAAATAGCAACGTTAAATGGTTGAATTGTTTCATTTGAATTATTTTCTCATCTTTTATTTATGTTTATTTACTTGGGTTTCTTTGAACTTTGTTGAAAGTTTAATTAGCGTCTAGTGCAATGGTGATTCATTCTTGCTCTTGAACCGAGGGAATAGGTGACGATTCAATTGAGCGAAAATTGGGAAAGAAGGGGAAAATCGGGAAAGAAGGGGAAAATGGCTGAAATCAgaacgaaaaaaacaaaaacaaaaacaaaaacacacacatttGCCCCGCCAacgtgtcacgtgacttctGGGGCCTGGCCGGCCGATTTGTGGCATGTTCCAAGCGTGTCCTGAACCGCGGGTTAAGTTTATTTGAATTGGGCGATGgcgagaaaaaaacaactgTAGAATCTGACTTAGTAGAAACAGGTATATTTTAACAGCGCAAATAACGTCTCTGGAGTCAGTAGTATTTATTTTCGATTTTTCCCGATCACCTCCAACCTTCCTTGCTCTGTCTACTGCCTTCCCAAATCTCCTCGATGTTGTTTTGGTTCATTTTTGGGACTACTTGCAGGCGTCTTCACAGGGGCCACAAGTGGGTCTATGAGGGCGTTTGGGGTCTCAAAATGGAGCCCCCGGCGGGGGAACACGGTCGTATTTTCCGCTAAGCGAGGGTGTGATTGTCTATGAgtttttatatatatatataatttttttttattcattACAAAATTTATTCCTCCAACACCGCCgtagaaaaaaaaaaaaaaaaaggaaaaaaaaaaaaacaaccccATACCAGAAGAATTTCTTCGTGCAACTCTTCACGCGACGTTTCAGATGAGTAAAAACGTAATTGGGCAATTTTATATTGCCAAGGGGACAAGAAGTTACCGAAAAATGGCCCAAAAAAAGACCGAAGTATGGCCCCCAAAATACCCCCAAAAGACTCGAAAAAGACCCAAAAAAGACCCAAAAAAGACCCAAGGCTCAAAAAGACCACCAATTTCTCCTTCAACACGTGCTGGGAATGGTTCTCCTGACTGTAAAGTTGGATCTACAAAAAGAACATAACAAGACGGCTGAATAGAAGTagaaatataaaataataaaatataaaaaaaatataaaatataaaatataaaatacaaacaaaaaaatatagAACTAAAAGTACAGCCTTTAGAGAGTGTCACCTTATAACACCAGCGATTAcccaatcacgtgattcatTTTCGTGCACCGgctttttctcttttttgctaattttttctcttttttcctctttttccGCGTTGTCCCACCAAGGCGAATATCACGTTGCCGGAGACTTATTTTTACTGGAGGAGAAATGACGTGCGGTCGAGAGTCGAAACTTAGCACGCGCAGCTATATCATGGATTTGGACACGCAGGAGTTCAAGTCAGTATGGAATCAGGTTTGGAATAGTTGGGAAATAGTTGAGAAATAGTTGA from Yarrowia lipolytica chromosome 1D, complete sequence encodes:
- a CDS encoding uncharacterized protein (Compare to YALI0D24475g, no similarity possibly noncoding), which translates into the protein MTHFTPYVIPSPPQTPVYVKDHLDVLSMDMDPLNLWEKDTARVVYEEEVAGHVTGAFADATVPGHVISSCRAPFCGSPCSVCTECCCDVCSHDIDGVPRDRGSVAGDGHTSSVTCDPGPGSAPGAHSWEDVDVEPLNLALANTCGKASVAFALPSGCDASSYDSDDESLMDSIMLDSSHETYTPSNFLGMPRDAEKMGSDQVHSVHFGEATFVSPKRSAHENLEKISMGLSRLQMC